One window of Nocardioides dongkuii genomic DNA carries:
- a CDS encoding TIGR01777 family oxidoreductase, producing MKVVIAGGTGALGRRLCESLAADGHDVVVLTRRARPGPFRQVAWDGRTVGAWSAELEGSAVVNLAGELVDRRPTAANVDLLTRSRVEPTRALVEASATLAAPVPVWVQASTLAIYGDAGDQVLDESAPPADHPPQMTGVARAWEAALDGASTDRAVLLRTGIVLDNDTPALDRLLSLARWGLGGRVGPGTQWVSWIHIEDWLAVVRRCLLPGDPALSGVVHATGPRPVRNAELMAALRRSARRPAAPPTPAMLVRLGAVALRTDPALALTGRRAVPARLLSAGFEFRHPDLDEALTDLRDRQSTVG from the coding sequence GTGAAGGTCGTGATCGCCGGGGGAACCGGCGCCCTGGGACGTCGGCTCTGCGAGAGCCTCGCGGCCGACGGCCACGACGTCGTCGTCCTGACCCGGCGGGCGCGGCCGGGCCCCTTCCGGCAGGTGGCGTGGGACGGCAGGACCGTCGGCGCCTGGTCCGCCGAGCTCGAGGGCAGCGCGGTCGTCAACCTCGCCGGGGAGCTGGTCGACCGCCGACCGACCGCGGCGAACGTCGACCTGCTGACCCGGTCCCGGGTCGAGCCCACCCGCGCCCTGGTCGAGGCGAGCGCCACCCTGGCCGCCCCGGTGCCGGTGTGGGTGCAGGCGAGCACGCTGGCGATCTACGGCGACGCCGGCGACCAGGTGCTGGACGAGTCGGCCCCGCCGGCCGACCACCCGCCGCAGATGACGGGGGTGGCGCGGGCCTGGGAAGCCGCCCTGGACGGCGCGAGCACCGATCGTGCGGTCCTGCTCCGGACCGGCATCGTCCTGGACAACGACACCCCCGCCCTCGACCGGCTGCTGTCGCTCGCCCGGTGGGGGCTGGGGGGTCGCGTCGGTCCCGGCACCCAGTGGGTCAGCTGGATCCACATCGAGGACTGGCTGGCCGTCGTGCGTCGATGCCTGCTGCCGGGCGACCCGGCACTGTCCGGGGTCGTCCACGCCACGGGCCCGCGCCCGGTGCGGAACGCCGAGCTGATGGCCGCCCTTCGCCGCAGCGCGCGACGTCCGGCTGCGCCTCCCACCCCCGCGATGCTCGTCCGCCTCGGCGCCGTGGCGCTGCGGACCGACCCCGCGCTGGCGCTCACCGGACGGCGCGCGGTCCCCGCCCGGCTGCTGTCCGCCGGGTTCGAGTTCCGCCACCCCGACCTCGACGAAGCCCTCACGGACCTGCGCGACCGCCAGTCGACCGTGGGCTGA
- a CDS encoding VOC family protein translates to MIDHLGISCADLPAAAAFYDDVLGALGFSRVLDYEVALGYGSAGKPDFWISTQPDGGGPSSGPDREMHLAFVAESADAVRAFFEAAVSSGAEVLHEPRHWPEYHEGYFAAFVRDPDGNNVEAVCHSVPPA, encoded by the coding sequence ATGATCGACCACCTCGGGATCAGCTGCGCCGACCTGCCTGCGGCGGCGGCCTTCTACGACGACGTGCTCGGTGCGCTCGGCTTCAGCCGCGTGCTCGACTACGAGGTCGCGCTGGGCTACGGCTCCGCCGGCAAGCCGGACTTCTGGATCAGCACCCAGCCCGACGGCGGGGGCCCGTCGTCGGGTCCCGACCGCGAGATGCACCTCGCCTTCGTCGCCGAGTCGGCCGACGCCGTACGCGCGTTCTTCGAGGCCGCGGTGTCGTCGGGCGCCGAGGTCCTCCACGAGCCGCGCCACTGGCCCGAGTACCACGAGGGCTACTTCGCCGCCTTCGTCCGGGACCCCGACGGCAACAACGTCGAGGCCGTGTGTCACTCGGTGCCGCCGGCGTAG
- a CDS encoding alpha/beta fold hydrolase yields the protein MTRFAPQSSRRTTAGLAALCLAGLVLAPSAGALRPADPADSVGPAPARAAAGPSDSTRKPTIVLVHGAFADASGWYDVIHQLHERGYPVLAPANPLRGLTGDAEYLAAFLSTIDGPIVLVGHSYGGAVITNAATGNENVEALVYVAAYALAEGENVAAANELGGGHTDLLDHIVIRPFPGAGEGDADVYVEPSAFRRIFARDLPRRQAAAMAAGQRPGAYSALVTPSGPPAWQDIPSWYLVSAEDNLIPPVAQRAMAARAGSRTFEADSSHVSMMSHPRRVTKLIVAAERRS from the coding sequence ATGACCCGCTTCGCACCGCAGTCATCCCGCCGCACGACCGCCGGCCTCGCCGCGCTCTGCCTCGCCGGGCTGGTCCTGGCACCGTCCGCCGGAGCGTTGCGCCCGGCCGACCCGGCCGACTCGGTCGGCCCAGCGCCCGCCCGGGCCGCGGCCGGTCCCTCGGACAGCACCCGGAAGCCCACGATCGTGCTCGTCCACGGGGCGTTCGCGGACGCCTCCGGCTGGTACGACGTGATCCACCAGCTGCACGAGCGCGGCTACCCGGTGCTCGCCCCGGCCAACCCGCTGCGCGGTCTGACCGGGGACGCCGAGTACCTCGCGGCGTTCCTCTCGACCATCGACGGGCCGATCGTGCTGGTCGGCCACTCGTACGGCGGCGCGGTGATCACGAACGCCGCCACCGGCAACGAGAACGTCGAGGCGCTCGTGTACGTCGCGGCGTACGCCCTGGCGGAGGGGGAGAACGTGGCGGCCGCCAACGAGCTCGGCGGCGGCCACACCGACCTGCTCGACCACATCGTGATCCGTCCCTTCCCCGGGGCGGGCGAGGGCGACGCGGACGTCTACGTGGAGCCCAGCGCCTTCCGCCGCATCTTCGCCCGGGATCTGCCCCGCAGGCAGGCGGCGGCGATGGCGGCAGGGCAGCGGCCCGGGGCGTACTCCGCACTCGTGACCCCCTCCGGGCCGCCGGCCTGGCAGGACATCCCCTCCTGGTACCTGGTCTCGGCCGAGGACAACCTGATCCCGCCGGTGGCCCAGCGGGCGATGGCGGCCCGGGCGGGATCCCGCACGTTCGAGGCCGACTCCTCCCACGTCTCGATGATGAGCCACCCCCGGCGGGTCACGAAGCTGATCGTCGCCGCCGAGCGGAGGAGCTGA
- a CDS encoding helix-turn-helix domain-containing protein, with protein sequence MAILLDTASLPRRDRHEVFRAALAEASGATSVELDPGPDGPSGRMELVELGETRLFTARCSSMVMRRDRRTAGGASPEAVAVAVHGLGVGCHQMGSRQRRLRTGDVMVVDVTRPFDFSWTGLGSSTSLQVPTAALGLPLDLVQRAAPRLGRSPLYDLVSRYLVELARDARRLDDSPTAPAVGAASLQLVRALISSALDDPPHAHDVLEQTLVAQVRAYVRQHLRDPELSADQVAAALSVSRRQLFRACSQAGLSLEQYVIAQRLEGARAELARPSSRPRSVASVAYSWGFKDPTHFTRRFRQAYGMLPRDWRVLTAPART encoded by the coding sequence ATGGCCATCCTGCTCGACACCGCGTCCCTCCCCCGCAGGGACCGGCACGAGGTGTTCCGCGCCGCGCTCGCCGAGGCGTCGGGGGCCACGAGCGTCGAGCTGGACCCGGGCCCCGACGGTCCCTCCGGCCGGATGGAGCTCGTCGAGCTCGGCGAGACCAGGCTCTTCACCGCCCGGTGCTCGAGCATGGTCATGCGGCGGGACCGCCGTACCGCAGGCGGCGCCTCCCCGGAGGCGGTCGCGGTCGCCGTCCACGGCCTCGGTGTCGGCTGCCACCAGATGGGCTCCCGCCAACGCCGGCTGCGCACCGGCGACGTGATGGTCGTCGACGTCACCCGGCCCTTCGACTTCTCCTGGACCGGGCTGGGGTCCTCCACCTCGCTGCAGGTCCCGACCGCCGCGCTCGGCCTGCCGCTCGACCTCGTCCAGCGAGCGGCGCCCCGGCTCGGGCGCAGCCCGCTGTACGACCTCGTCAGCCGCTACCTGGTCGAGCTCGCCCGCGACGCCCGGCGCCTCGACGACTCCCCCACGGCGCCCGCGGTGGGGGCGGCCAGCCTGCAGCTGGTCCGCGCCCTGATCTCCAGCGCCCTCGACGACCCGCCGCACGCTCACGACGTCCTGGAGCAGACCCTCGTGGCCCAGGTCCGGGCCTACGTCCGCCAGCACCTCCGCGACCCCGAGCTGAGCGCCGACCAGGTGGCCGCGGCGCTCTCGGTCTCCCGGCGCCAGCTCTTCCGCGCCTGCAGCCAGGCAGGGCTCAGCCTCGAGCAGTACGTCATCGCCCAGCGCCTCGAGGGCGCCAGGGCCGAGCTGGCCCGGCCGTCGAGCAGGCCCCGGTCCGTCGCGAGCGTCGCCTACTCGTGGGGCTTCAAGGACCCCACCCACTTCACGCGGCGGTTCAGGCAGGCGTACGGCATGCTCCCGCGCGACTGGCGCGTCCTCACGGCACCGGCGAGGACGTGA
- a CDS encoding alpha/beta fold hydrolase yields the protein MSTVITDDGTEIFYKDWGEGRPVLLSHGWPLSSDSWEAQMLLLAEHGFRVIAHDRRGHGRSTQTWTGNDMDTYADDLACLVDTLDLRDLTLVGFSTGGGEVARYLGRHGTGRVAQLVLVSAVPPFMLRTDDNPDGVPVEVFDGIREGSLADRSQTYRDLADGPFFGNNRPGQSPSQGMRDAFWLQGLQAGHRNAYECIAAFSATDFRADLDKVDVPTLVIHGDDDQVVPFEVGGRKSAERIRGARLLVYAGAPHGITDTHKEQLGADLLAFLTTISDRPGGIT from the coding sequence GTGAGCACCGTGATCACCGACGATGGCACCGAGATCTTCTACAAGGACTGGGGCGAGGGCCGGCCGGTCCTGCTCTCGCACGGCTGGCCGCTCAGCAGCGACAGCTGGGAGGCGCAGATGCTGCTGCTCGCCGAGCACGGCTTCCGGGTGATCGCCCACGACCGCCGCGGCCACGGGCGGTCCACGCAGACCTGGACCGGCAACGACATGGACACCTACGCCGACGACCTGGCCTGCCTCGTCGACACCCTCGACCTGCGGGACCTGACCCTCGTCGGCTTCTCGACCGGGGGCGGCGAGGTGGCCCGGTACCTCGGCAGGCACGGCACCGGCCGGGTCGCGCAGCTGGTCCTGGTCTCGGCCGTCCCGCCCTTCATGCTGCGCACCGACGACAACCCCGACGGGGTGCCGGTGGAGGTGTTCGACGGCATCCGCGAGGGCTCGCTCGCCGACCGCTCGCAGACCTACCGCGACCTCGCCGACGGCCCGTTCTTCGGCAACAACCGCCCCGGCCAGAGCCCCTCCCAGGGCATGCGCGACGCGTTCTGGCTCCAGGGCCTGCAGGCGGGCCACCGCAACGCCTACGAGTGCATCGCCGCGTTCTCCGCGACCGACTTCCGCGCCGACCTGGACAAGGTCGACGTACCCACGCTGGTGATCCACGGCGACGACGACCAGGTCGTGCCGTTCGAGGTCGGCGGGCGGAAGTCGGCCGAGCGGATCCGGGGCGCCCGGCTCCTGGTGTACGCCGGGGCGCCGCACGGCATCACCGACACCCACAAGGAGCAGCTCGGCGCCGACCTGCTCGCGTTCCTGACCACCATCTCGGACCGACCCGGAGGAATCACATGA
- a CDS encoding sulfite exporter TauE/SafE family protein has protein sequence MTLALAVVAGVLIGLSLGALGGGGSILAVPVLVYLLDQSPAQATTGSLVVVGVTSLIGAVAARRAGNVLLARGATFGLVAIGGAVLGAKASARVDEEVLLAAFAALMLLVGALMAGRLLRDRGTRPTHAARPALDDPILTFSPTFACACPRALKVLVTATLVGLLTGFLGVGGGFLVVPALLVALALPLPYAAGTSLVVITITSAAALVTRAGVGSAPDWGVVVVLTLASALAAVVGTRLADRVDTRRLAVAFTVLVLAVAAYTATRALPALL, from the coding sequence GTGACCCTCGCGCTCGCGGTCGTCGCCGGCGTGCTCATCGGGCTCAGCCTGGGCGCGCTGGGCGGCGGTGGCTCCATCCTCGCCGTGCCCGTCCTGGTCTACCTCCTCGACCAGTCGCCGGCCCAGGCGACGACCGGCTCGCTGGTGGTCGTCGGGGTGACCTCGCTGATCGGCGCGGTCGCCGCCCGCCGGGCCGGGAACGTGCTGCTGGCCCGGGGCGCGACGTTCGGGCTCGTCGCCATCGGCGGCGCGGTCCTCGGTGCCAAGGCCTCGGCCCGCGTCGACGAGGAGGTCCTGCTGGCCGCCTTCGCCGCGCTGATGCTGCTCGTCGGCGCGCTCATGGCCGGGCGGCTGCTGCGCGACCGTGGCACCCGCCCGACCCACGCCGCGCGGCCCGCCCTGGACGACCCGATCCTCACCTTCAGCCCGACCTTCGCCTGCGCGTGCCCGCGCGCGCTCAAGGTGCTCGTCACCGCCACGCTCGTCGGCCTGCTCACCGGCTTCCTCGGCGTCGGCGGCGGGTTCCTCGTCGTACCGGCGCTGCTGGTCGCGCTCGCGCTCCCCCTGCCGTACGCCGCCGGCACCTCGCTCGTGGTCATCACGATCACCAGCGCCGCTGCCCTCGTGACGCGCGCCGGGGTCGGCTCGGCACCCGACTGGGGCGTCGTCGTGGTCCTCACGCTCGCCTCGGCGCTGGCGGCCGTCGTCGGCACCCGGCTCGCCGACCGCGTCGACACGCGGCGCCTCGCCGTCGCGTTCACCGTGCTGGTGCTGGCCGTCGCCGCCTACACCGCCACCCGGGCCCTGCCCGCCCTCCTCTGA
- a CDS encoding alpha/beta hydrolase, with product MSTEHTDPRAAGGRPDTIVLVHGLWVTPRSWEYWVPHYESRGFRVLTPAYPGFEVEVEALRADPSIIADCSITGTLDHLASVVESVENPPIIMGHSFGGAFTQLLLARGLGAAGVVIDSAPTEGVRVNPASQIKALFPALSNPAKRHQAVGFTEKQFHYAFTNTLDEAAAKEAYERYAIAAPGRWVWDYGLIANFKPGHQETWVDYDNDDRAPLLFIAGGEDNIMPAAVNRSNFKKYKKSASFTDYLLLEGRSHWTCAEPGWEDVADTALDWALEHCSSVERSRSDAP from the coding sequence ATGAGCACCGAGCACACCGACCCGCGCGCGGCCGGAGGCCGCCCCGACACGATCGTCCTCGTCCACGGGCTGTGGGTGACCCCCCGCAGCTGGGAGTACTGGGTGCCCCACTACGAGTCCCGCGGCTTCCGGGTCCTCACCCCGGCGTACCCCGGGTTCGAGGTGGAGGTGGAGGCCCTGCGGGCCGACCCGAGCATCATCGCCGACTGCTCGATCACCGGCACCCTCGACCACCTGGCCTCGGTCGTCGAGAGCGTGGAGAACCCGCCGATCATCATGGGGCACTCCTTCGGCGGGGCGTTCACCCAGCTGCTCCTGGCCCGCGGCCTGGGGGCGGCCGGGGTGGTCATCGACTCCGCGCCGACCGAGGGCGTGCGGGTGAACCCGGCCTCGCAGATCAAGGCCCTGTTCCCGGCGCTGAGCAACCCGGCGAAGCGCCACCAGGCGGTCGGCTTCACCGAGAAGCAGTTCCACTACGCCTTCACCAACACCCTCGACGAGGCGGCGGCCAAGGAGGCCTACGAGCGCTACGCCATCGCCGCCCCGGGCCGCTGGGTCTGGGACTACGGCCTGATCGCGAACTTCAAGCCCGGCCACCAGGAGACCTGGGTCGACTACGACAACGACGACCGGGCACCGCTGCTGTTCATCGCGGGCGGCGAGGACAACATCATGCCGGCCGCGGTGAACCGGTCGAACTTCAAGAAGTACAAGAAGTCGGCCTCCTTCACCGACTACCTGCTCCTCGAGGGCCGGTCGCACTGGACCTGCGCGGAGCCCGGCTGGGAGGACGTCGCGGACACGGCGCTGGACTGGGCGCTCGAGCACTGCAGCTCCGTCGAGCGGTCGCGGTCGGACGCGCCGTGA
- a CDS encoding helix-turn-helix domain-containing protein produces MLVIDTETLPRRDRADAMAAAMGDATGATSLVHEGPSADAYLRMDLWQLGATALVSAACSGHTQARTQRRPARDDEPIVVVGVQSTGTGAQVQDGVATPLSPGGVYGMVLSGSYRHVSVGRTRTANLLVRAGDLDLPLQLLARARPRLASSPLRDVLAAHVRSLVAAADDLAATSSMDAVEPATLALTRAFLASASGSEAHVQEALAETLVARVRAYVLQHLADRNLSPATIAVAHHVSERQLYKACAAEQLRLEPWIIGRRLEAAHAELATPGGRRSTIAATAARWGFANSSHFTHRFRTAYGMTPREWQQHSHDSAPVQGRATTVR; encoded by the coding sequence GTGCTGGTGATCGACACCGAGACGCTCCCGCGGCGCGACCGCGCCGACGCGATGGCCGCCGCCATGGGGGACGCGACCGGGGCCACCAGCCTCGTCCACGAGGGCCCGTCCGCGGACGCCTACCTCCGGATGGACCTGTGGCAGCTGGGCGCGACGGCGCTGGTCTCGGCCGCGTGCTCCGGTCACACCCAGGCGCGGACGCAGCGAAGACCGGCCCGCGACGACGAGCCGATCGTCGTCGTCGGGGTGCAGTCCACCGGCACCGGCGCCCAGGTGCAGGACGGCGTCGCGACGCCGCTCTCGCCCGGAGGCGTGTACGGCATGGTGCTGTCCGGGTCCTACCGGCACGTCAGCGTCGGCCGCACCCGGACCGCGAACCTCCTCGTCCGGGCCGGCGACCTCGACCTCCCGCTCCAGCTCCTCGCCCGGGCGCGTCCGCGACTGGCCTCGAGCCCGCTCCGGGACGTCCTGGCCGCCCACGTGCGCTCCCTGGTCGCCGCGGCCGACGACCTGGCGGCGACGTCCTCGATGGACGCCGTCGAGCCCGCCACCCTCGCGCTGACGCGCGCCTTCCTCGCCTCGGCGTCGGGCAGCGAGGCCCACGTCCAGGAGGCCCTGGCGGAGACGCTGGTGGCGCGGGTCCGGGCGTACGTCCTCCAGCACCTCGCCGACCGCAACCTGTCCCCGGCCACCATCGCCGTCGCGCACCACGTCTCGGAGCGGCAGCTCTACAAGGCCTGCGCGGCCGAGCAGCTCCGGCTCGAGCCGTGGATCATCGGCCGCCGGCTCGAGGCGGCGCACGCGGAGCTCGCGACGCCGGGCGGGCGCCGGTCCACGATCGCCGCGACGGCGGCGAGGTGGGGCTTCGCGAACAGCTCGCACTTCACGCACCGCTTCCGCACGGCGTACGGGATGACTCCCCGGGAGTGGCAGCAGCACTCCCACGACTCCGCACCTGTGCAGGGTCGCGCAACCACCGTGCGGTGA